A stretch of Kazachstania africana CBS 2517 chromosome 7, complete genome DNA encodes these proteins:
- the LST4 gene encoding Lst4p (similar to Saccharomyces cerevisiae LST4 (YKL176C); ancestral locus Anc_1.171), with product MLGTLLRKTNAASDSNTATPTAATTANHPISHFPGVPTNSNATTLTTKTDALFKSSNQFNSRNFAISSLILENISDELKYKLFGTKYLAFTEDSCAKYCFRVLIAEETGQIACKNHYRFSLDYSYPQQNSGNLMKIRQNELKQYIFGSLVPSMSNLQNDKFRSIPNSKFIIITRIFHANQGSNGISSKNRFAISLCIPNFLTPVIAEAWSFINIWLDQSQNVISSQLNFLIKRNQQGGILPMDYGTSCYSKDIDKIIFSLTKNLLPCLRSFVELPRLILYPNTYSNFIDTWFKDCFNWIEIKDGPKLIFLQTLIALILFDYNNALINPTVTTRIIVLSGNSVVANKLIFILNGLLKPKFHGNIANFVKVVDNEVNRSDDYENNVDSLLGLDEPHIIKPFEKAKTMPIIKRNVSHTVGKGWEIPKKTSSSYGSVSVSSGESSAEVIQPSSFKSNNNSLHYLSSSLSSSQAGSYGSWFNKRPSLLQFSPSTKLSHNNDSWEKISSSANHNVHRTSSSASLHQSYLRPNDRVTPQHSPAISEYDEYPWFNTPESLKIDSTLASTATTTTTTTTATSRQISEKFSLQNIEIGRNCQRISQSKIIDDVFDSICKPGESLIGDGCKNNKFTRSTSSKAAVLEIVQVDKGNHCTELLPRYTTYLPQFNNWFKLQGNPITIDSEATIVNSMKKDLENEFFTRSLIVSLRKREIKEIIIKRDVDKTNLFKQKVHKVFSNGKFGNISIKLIDFINFINNSLKRARTLYEDEELSVLERDNALMSIFLSMIHYCDE from the coding sequence ATGTTGGGTACTCTACTCAGGAAAACTAACGCTGCCAGTGACAGCAATACAGCTACACCTACAGCAGCTACTACAGCGAACCACCCAATATCTCACTTTCCTGGCGTACCAACGAACTCAAATGCTACAACGCTTACCACAAAAACAGATGCTTTGTTCAAATCCTCGAACCAATTTAATTCGAGAAACTTTGCAATATCGTCGTTGATATTGGAAAACATCTCCGATGAGTTGAAATATAAGCTATTTGGGACGAAATACCTGGCATTTACCGAGGATTCCTGTGCTAAATACTGTTTTAGAGTTTTGATTGCTGAAGAAACTGGTCAAATTGCCTGTAAGAATCATTATCGATTTTCACTGGATTATTCGTATCCACAACAGAATTCTGgtaatttaatgaaaattaggcaaaatgaattgaaacaatACATTTTTGGTTCCTTAGTGCCCTCAATGTCAAATTTAcagaatgacaaatttagaagtATACCTAATtctaaatttatcattataaCAAGAATTTTCCATGCAAATCAGGGCAGTAATGGTATCAGCAGCAAAAATAGATTTGCAATTAGTCTATGTATACCGAATTTTCTTACCCCAGTGATAGCAGAGGCTTGGtcttttataaatatttggtTGGATCAATCTCAAAATGTTATATCATCACAGTTGAATTTTCTGATAAAGAGGAATCAGCAAGGTGGTATTTTACCAATGGATTACGGCACCTCATGCTATTCAAAGGATATTGATAAGATTATCTTTAGTTTaaccaaaaatttattaccTTGTCTGCGCTCCTTTGTCGAATTACCAAGACTTATCCTATATCCAAACACTTACTCCAATTTCATTGACACTTGGTTCAAAGACTGCTTTAACTGGATCGAAATAAAAGATGGTCCAAAACTAATTTTTCTACAGACTTTAATTGCTTTGATTCTATTTGACTATAATAATGCTCTCATCAATCCTACTGTTACTACAAGAATAATTGTTCTATCCGGAAATTCAGTGGTTGCCAACAAATTGatctttattttgaatGGTCTATTGAAGCCAAAATTTCATGGCAATATAGCAAACTTTGTGAAAGTTGTTGATAATGAAGTTAATCGCTCGGACGATtatgaaaataatgttgATTCACTTTTAGGTCTAGATGAACCACATATAATAAAACCGTTCGAGAAGGCTAAAACAATGCCTATAATCAAGAGAAATGTTTCTCATACTGTGGGGAAAGGATGGGAAATTCCCAAGAAGACATCTTCCAGTTATGGATCTGTTTCTGTGTCATCTGGTGAGTCTTCAGCAGAAGTAATACAACCgtcttctttcaaaagtaataataattcattgCATTACTTGTCATCTTCGTTATCTTCAAGTCAGGCTGGGTCTTACGGATCTTGGTTCAATAAACGACCTTCACTTTTGCAATTTTCACCATCCACGAAATTAAGTCACAATAATGATTCCTGGGAAAAGATATCCAGTTCAGCTAACCATAATGTTCATAGAACCTCCAGCAGTGCTTCTTTGCACCAATCATATTTACGGCCAAATGATAGAGTAACTCCACAGCATTCGCCTGCCATTAGTGAATATGATGAATATCCATGGTTTAACACCCCTGAATCACTAAAGATAGATTCTACTCTAGCAAGCACAGCGACAACTACAACTACTACGACTACAGCTACAAGTAGGCaaatatctgaaaaattctcacttcaaaacattgaaatagGCAGAAATTGTCAACGAATATCTCAGTCCAAGATTATTGACGATGTGTTTGATTCTATTTGTAAACCTGGTGAAAGTTTGATAGGTGATGGCTGtaaaaacaataaatttacCAGATCTACATCCTCAAAAGCTGCAGTCCTAGAAATTGTCCAAGTGGACAAAGGCAATCACTGTACGGAACTATTACCACGCTATACGACTTATTTGCCCCAGTTTAACAATTGGTTCAAACTTCAAGGTAATCCAATAACGATAGATTCAGAAGCCACTATTGTAAACTCTATGAAAAAGGATCTCGAAAACGAGTTTTTTACAAGATCTTTAATTGTATCACTTAGAAAAAGGGAGATTAAGGAGATAATAATCAAGAGGGATGTTGAcaaaacaaatttattcaaacaGAAAGTTCATAAAGTTTTTAGtaatggaaaatttggCAACATatcaatcaaattgatagatttcatcaatttcataaatAACTCATTAAAGAGAGCCAGAACTTTgtatgaagatgaagaattgagtGTACTTGAGCGTGACAACGCGCTCATGAGCATTTTCCTCTCGATGATCCACTACTGTGACGAATAG